One genomic window of Cydia splendana chromosome 16, ilCydSple1.2, whole genome shotgun sequence includes the following:
- the LOC134798372 gene encoding lanC-like protein 3, with protein MNIPNILKRFNIKSHLVRFMKRTSGLNLAMVRYFPNTLKDFTEGAEVPITEENVRPQIDEHIGTILKRLPPLPKHVDGGLYVGIAGVAYMFYHLSKNDKLAENRASYREKAHEYLSVALQNPTLDKTSFLLGDAGTYALASVIKHSVGDQSYMDMINYYRQFYNTLMNPNFLKCGGDEFFVGRSGYLAGALWMASEMKTQVLSEEEMHNICKVIVESGREYAKKHRSPCPLMYHYYSTEYLGAAHGISFILQMLLTVPGYLESDEASAKDIKCTVDFMASIQSKDGNWPTCMEELEQKEHKLVHWCHGAPGVIYLMAKAFLVFNNQEYLNACIRAGENVWNKGLLMKGPGICHGVAGNGYVFLLLYRLTNDAKYLHRAKAFADFMNSDQFMSDARVPDNPETLYEGTAGTVCFLADLLVPEKAHFPFQDVFAI; from the coding sequence ATGAATATACCAAACATTCTGAAGCGATTCAATATTAAAAGCCATTTAGTCCGTTTTATGAAACGTACATCTGGCCTCAACTTAGCTATGGTCAGATATTTTCCAAATACGCTGAAAGACTTTACGGAAGGCGCTGAAGTGCCTATTACCGAGGAGAATGTTCGTCCACAGATAGACGAGCATATCGGTACCATTTTGAAGAGACTGCCGCCTCTTCCCAAGCATGTAGATGGAGGCCTTTACGTGGGTATCGCCGGCGTCGCCTACATGTTCTACCACTTATCCAAAAACGACAAGCTAGCAGAAAATAGGGCATCATATCGCGAGAAAGCCCATGAATATTTAAGTGTTGCATTACAAAATCCCACTCTGGATAAAACCTCTTTTCTACTTGGCGATGCCGGAACTTACGCTTTGGCCAGCGTGATCAAGCATAGTGTAGGCGACCAATCCTACATGGACATGATCAACTACTACAGACAATTTTATAACACATTAATGAATCCAAATTTCTTGAAATGTGGTGGCGATGAGTTCTTTGTTGGACGTTCGGGCTATCTGGCTGGGGCTTTGTGGATGGCCAGTGAAATGAAAACGCAAGTGTTGTCTGAGGAAGAAATGCACAATATTTGCAAAGTTATTGTGGAGTCTGGCAGGGAGTATGCTAAAAAACACAGGAGTCCATGTCCCTTGATGTACCATTACTACAGTACGGAGTACCTGGGTGCTGCTCATGGTATCAGTTTTATACTGCAGATGCTGCTGACTGTGCCTGGGTATCTGGAGAGTGATGAGGCATCAGCCAAAGACATTAAATGTACAGTCGATTTTATGGCTTCTATTCAGTCTAAGGATGGTAACTGGCCGACTTGCATGGAGGAACTGGAGCAAAAAGAGCACAAGCTGGTTCACTGGTGCCACGGTGCTCCCGGTGTCATCTACCTTATGGCTAAGGCATTCCTCGTGTTCAACAATCAGGAGTATTTGAATGCTTGTATAAGAGCTGGGGAAAATGTATGGAACAAAGGCTTGCTGATGAAAGGCCCTGGAATTTGCCATGGAGTCGCTGGCAATGGCTATGTTTTCCTGCTGCTGTACAGATTGACAAATGatgctaaatatttgcatagAGCTAAAGCTTTTGCTGACTTTATGAATTCAGATCAGTTCATGTCTGATGCCAGGGTCCCCGATAACCCGGAGACATTATATGAAGGCACAGCTGGCACTGTTTGCTTTTTGGCTGACCTTCTTGTGCCAGAAAAAGCTCATTTTCCTTTCCAAGATGTTTTtgcaatataa